In Oryza sativa Japonica Group chromosome 2, ASM3414082v1, the following are encoded in one genomic region:
- the LOC4328446 gene encoding glyceraldehyde-3-phosphate dehydrogenase GAPCP1, chloroplastic has product MAQQLSAPFRAAAAAGSRASAAAADPAKVLRLRSAGSAQFTSIAASSSFARNIEPLRAIATQAPPAVPQYSSGEKTKVGINGFGRIGRLVLRIATSRDDIEVVAVNDPFIDAKYMAYMFKYDSTHGPFKGSIKVVDDSTLEINGKKVTITSKRDPADIPWGNFGAEYVVESSGVFTTTEKASAHLKGGAKKVVISAPSADAPMFVVGVNEKSYDPKMNVVSNASCTTNCLAPLAKVVHEEFGIVEGLMTTVHATTATQKTVDGPSMKDWRGGRGAAQNIIPSSTGAAKAVGKVLPELNGKLTGMAFRVPTPNVSVVDLTCRIEKSASYDDVKAAIKAASEGALKGILGYTDEDVVSNDFVGDARSSIFDAKAGIGLSSSFMKLVSWYDNEWGYSNRVLDLIAHMALVNAKH; this is encoded by the exons ATGGCGCAGCAGCTCTCCGCCCccttccgcgccgccgcggccgccggatcccgcgcctccgccgccgccgccgatcccgcCAAG GTGTTACGCTTGAGAAGCGCTGGCTCAGCTCAGTTCACCTCCATCGCAGCTTCCTCTTCATT TGCTAGGAACATTGAGCCGCTGAGAGCGATAGCTACTCAGGCACCCCCTGCCGTCCCAC AATATTCGAGTGGCGAGAAGACAAAGGTTGGCATCAATG GGTTTGGGCGAATTGGGAGGTTGGTCCTGCGTATTGCAACCAGTAGAGATGATATTGAAGTTGTTGCTGTCAATGATCCTTTCATTGATGCTAAATACATG GCCTACATGTTCAAGTATGACTCCACTCATGGTCCATTTAAAGGCTCCATTAAGGTTGTGGATGATTCAACCCTGGAGATCAATGGAAAGAAAGTCACAATCACTAGCAAAAG AGATCCAGCAGATATTCCTTGGGGTAACTTTGGAGCTGAGTATGTTGTTGAATCTTCAGGTGTTTTTACAACAACTGAAAAGGCATCGGCACATTTGAAG GGCGGTGCTAAGAAAGTTGTGATATCTGCTCCATCAGCAGATGCTCCAATGTTTGTCGTTGGAGTAAATGAGAAGAGCTATGATCCTAAAATGAATGTTGTTTCTAACGCAAGTTGTACTACCAACTGTCTTGCTCCTCTTGCCAAG GTTGTCCATGAGGAATTTGGCATTGTTGAGGGTCTCATGACAACTGTTCATGCCACAACAG CCACCCAGAAGACTGTCGATGGCCCTTCAATGAAAGATTGGAGAGGAGGGCGTGGTGCTGCTCAAAACATAATTCCTAGCTCCACTGGTGCAGCCAAG GCTGTTGGGAAAGTCCTCCCTGAGCTAAATGGAAAGCTCACTGGTATGGCCTTCCGAGTTCCAACACCAAATGTGTCTGTTGTCGACTTGACCTGCCGGATTGAAAAAAGTGCATCCTATGACGATGTGAAAGCAGCCATCAA GGCAGCATCAGAGGGTGCACTGAAAGGTATTCTAGGTTACACAGATGAGGATGTGGTTTCCAATGACTTCGTTGGTGATGCAAG GTCAAGCATCTTTGATGCCAAGGCTGGTATTGGACTGAGCTCTTCCTTCATGAAGCTTGTGTCATGGTATGACAACGAGTGGGGCTACAG CAACCGTGTGTTGGATCTGATTGCCCACATGGCTCTTGTCAACGCCAAGCACTGA